CATCCGCCTCCGAGGCGCTCACGCCCGCGCAGCAACGGTGGGCCGACGCTGAGCGACTCGCGCGTCGCTAGCCCGCCGCACGCGTGTCGCTAGAACATATGTCCGAACCGTCCCCTAAGCTGAGGGCATGATCTCCTCCCTCCACGGCACCGTGCTGCACGTCGAGGCCGACAGCGTCATCGTCGAGGTGGGCGGAGTCGGGTTCTCCGTCGCGGTGACCCCGCAGGTTTCACGCAGCGCTCCGGTGGGAGAACGCCTCATGCTTCACACCGCACTGATCGTCCGCGAGGACGCGCTCTCGCTGTTCGGGTTCCCCACACGCGAAGAGCTGGCGGTGTTCTCGGTTCTCCTCGGGGTGACTGGCGTCGGTCCGAAGTCGGCGCTCGGGGTGTTGGCCACCCTCACGGTGCCGCAGATCGCCGATGCCGTCGCCGCCGACGATGACGCCCCGTTCCGCCGCGTGTCCGGGATCGGGCCGAAGACGGCGAAGCTCATCGTCGTGCAGCTGGCAGGCAAGCTCGCCCCCGCTCGTCCCGGAGGTGCGGCGGCCGCGGTCGCGCCCGCGCCCGATCTGAGCGCCCAGGTCGTTCAGGCG
The Microbacterium sp. SLBN-154 DNA segment above includes these coding regions:
- the ruvA gene encoding Holliday junction branch migration protein RuvA, with amino-acid sequence MISSLHGTVLHVEADSVIVEVGGVGFSVAVTPQVSRSAPVGERLMLHTALIVREDALSLFGFPTREELAVFSVLLGVTGVGPKSALGVLATLTVPQIADAVAADDDAPFRRVSGIGPKTAKLIVVQLAGKLAPARPGGAAAAVAPAPDLSAQVVQALVGLGWSERTAAEAVATVSETATDADRSSVGALLRRTLAELGPARESLRG